The following DNA comes from Deltaproteobacteria bacterium.
ACGAGCCTGGTCGTCCTCTCCGCGGCGCCGGTGGAGCTCTCCCCGGGCACCCTGGCGGTCACCGAGGACACCCTCTTCGCCGGGAACGGGACCCGCATCGCCGCCGACACCGTGCCGGTGCCCGAGCCGCCCGCCTCCAGCGACTGAAGACCCGGCCGACGTTTCGCAGCGGTGGCGATGGGAGTAGAACCTTCGGCATGGCGAGCGAACAAGGAAAGGCCTTCGGCCAGCGGATCGTCACCCTCGAGCGGCACATCATCGACTCCCAGCGGGACTTCCCCGGGGCGAGCGGTGCCTTCTCCCAGCTGCTGACCTCCATCGGGCTCGCCGCCAAGGTGATCACCCGGGAGGTGCGGCGCGCGGGCCTCGTGGACATCCTCGGCAAGACCGGGGACACGAACGTGCAGGGCGAGGAGGTCACCAAGCTCGACGTCTACGCCCACCAGCTGATGGTGCGGATGCTCGGCCGCTCCGGCCAGGTCTGCGGCATGGCCTCGGAGGAGGAGGACATCTTCATCTCGATCCCCTCCGGGCAGTCCCGCGGCGCCTACATCGTCTGCTTCGATCCCCTCGACGGCAGCTCGAACATCGACGTGAACGCCACCATCGGCACCATCTTCGGCATCTGGCGGGTGATGCACCGCGAGGCGATGGTGGGCGAGGTGCCGGTGGAAGAGGCCATGCAGCCCGGCCGGGCGCTGGTCGGCGCGGGCTACGTCATCTACGGAAGCTCGACGATCTTCGTCTACACCACCGGCAGCAGCGTCCACGGCTTCACCCTCGACCCCACCATCGGCGAGTTCCTCCTCTCCCACCCGAACATCAGGACGCCGGCGCGGGGCGGCATCTACTCGGTGAACGAGGGCAACGCGAGCAAGTGGGACCCGAGGGTCCGCGAGTACATCGAGACCCTCAAGGGCGACGAGAACGCCCGGGGCAAGCCCTACTCGGCCCGCTACATCGGCTCGCTGGTGGCGGACTTCCACCGCAACCTGCTCAAGGGCGGCATCTTCCTCTACCCGGCCGACGTGAAGAACAAGCAGGGCAAGCTGCGCCTGATGTTCGAGGCCGCGCCCCTGGCCTTCGTCTGCGAGGCCGCCGGCGGCGCCGCCACCGACGGGACGCAGCGGATCCTCGACCTCGAGCCGGAGGACCTGCACCAGCGCGTCCCCCTGATCATCGGCTCCGCCGACGACGTCGCCGAGGCGACGGCCGCCATCGGCGAGCCCTAGGCGCCGGGTAAAAGCCCTGGGGTTTCGGGCACTTTCTTGACCGGCGAGCCGGATCGAGAAGAGAATCGTCTACCCTTGGTCCGCGCCGGGACCAGACTGCGGGCGACGGAAAGAACCTTCGGGAGTCAACGAGCGAGTGCCCACCTACAACTTCAAGGATCGCGAGCTCACCGCGAAGATCGTCTATTACGGGCCCGGGATGTGCGGGAAGACCACCAATCTTCAGCGCGTCCACGAGAAGATGAACCCCGACCTGCGGGGCAAGCTCGTCTCGATCGCCACCGAGACCGACCGGACGATCTACTTCGATCTGCTGCCGATGAACCTCGGCAAGATCGCCGGCATGACCTTCTCGGTGCGGGTCTTCACCGTGCCCGGGCAGATCTACTACGCCGAGACCCGCCGCCTCGTGCTCCAGGGCGCCGACGGCGTCGTCTTCGTCGCCGACAGCGCCAAGGACAAGCTGGCCGAGAACATCGAGTCCCTCAAGGACCTCAAGAAGAACCTCGCCGCCAACAAGCTCGACTACGCGACCATCCCGATGGTCCTGCA
Coding sequences within:
- the fbp gene encoding class 1 fructose-bisphosphatase, translating into MASEQGKAFGQRIVTLERHIIDSQRDFPGASGAFSQLLTSIGLAAKVITREVRRAGLVDILGKTGDTNVQGEEVTKLDVYAHQLMVRMLGRSGQVCGMASEEEDIFISIPSGQSRGAYIVCFDPLDGSSNIDVNATIGTIFGIWRVMHREAMVGEVPVEEAMQPGRALVGAGYVIYGSSTIFVYTTGSSVHGFTLDPTIGEFLLSHPNIRTPARGGIYSVNEGNASKWDPRVREYIETLKGDENARGKPYSARYIGSLVADFHRNLLKGGIFLYPADVKNKQGKLRLMFEAAPLAFVCEAAGGAATDGTQRILDLEPEDLHQRVPLIIGSADDVAEATAAIGEP